The Clostridioides sp. ES-S-0010-02 genome window below encodes:
- a CDS encoding cysteine protease StiP family protein: protein MREFSTYSKDDVIFLLKDISNLIEEEGNKERELKIQNGRHYSEMIPIEYEVSEDYLKLYHDKLEENKNKLAFSIGVMCEKIIKKNGNDVVLVSLARAGTPIGILAKRYLKNKYSLNLPHYTISIIRDKGIDMNAVEYIINSHPDSNIQFLDGWTGKGTISRELEKACDELKIKFKKNFDSTLAVLADPAGYSGLYGIREDFLIPSACLNSTVSGLVSRTVLREDLIGKDDFHGAKFYSHLKDKDESINYIETIEACFKNQFENISDEVEKWKSDIITKDGYFDVLNIKKKYDIKDINFIKPGVGETTRVLLRRVPYKILVKDLNDKSLEHIFILAKEKNVEVEKIDLKAYKCCGIIKNMKDV, encoded by the coding sequence ATGAGAGAATTTAGCACATATTCTAAAGATGATGTTATCTTTTTATTAAAAGATATATCAAATTTAATTGAAGAAGAAGGAAACAAAGAGAGAGAGTTAAAAATACAAAATGGTAGACATTATTCGGAAATGATACCAATAGAGTATGAGGTTAGCGAAGATTATCTGAAATTATATCATGATAAACTAGAAGAAAATAAGAATAAACTTGCATTTTCTATAGGTGTTATGTGTGAAAAGATAATTAAAAAAAATGGAAATGATGTTGTACTAGTTTCACTTGCTAGAGCAGGAACACCAATTGGTATTTTGGCAAAAAGATATCTAAAAAATAAGTATAGTTTAAATTTACCTCACTATACAATATCTATAATAAGAGATAAAGGAATAGATATGAATGCAGTTGAATATATAATAAATAGTCATCCAGATTCAAACATACAATTTTTAGATGGATGGACTGGCAAGGGAACAATATCAAGGGAGCTAGAAAAAGCATGTGATGAGCTTAAAATTAAATTTAAAAAGAATTTTGATTCAACACTTGCTGTATTAGCTGACCCTGCTGGATATTCTGGACTTTATGGAATTAGAGAAGACTTTTTAATACCAAGTGCATGTTTAAACTCAACTGTTTCTGGATTAGTGAGTAGAACTGTGCTAAGAGAAGATTTGATTGGTAAGGATGATTTTCATGGTGCTAAGTTTTATAGCCATTTAAAGGATAAAGATGAGTCTATAAATTATATAGAAACTATAGAAGCATGTTTCAAAAACCAATTTGAAAATATATCTGATGAAGTTGAAAAATGGAAAAGTGATATTATAACTAAAGATGGTTATTTTGATGTTTTAAATATAAAGAAAAAGTACGATATAAAAGATATCAACTTTATCAAGCCAGGGGTAGGAGAAACAACAAGAGTTTTACTTAGGAGAGTTCCATATAAGATACTTGTTAAAGACTTAAATGATAAATCTTTAGAGCATATATTTATTTTGGCAAAAGAAAAAAATGTTGAAGTTGAGAAAATAGATTTAAAAGCTTACAAGTGTTGTGGCATAATAAAGAATATGAAAGATGTTTAG
- a CDS encoding phosphoribosyltransferase family protein — protein sequence MKNCLNFNCEIDIVDNPLNLDLNDFLDIGIRNNSKRRFLFISKKLGKHLACKPSEMDNLGKLMATIYNKKNKVASNGTVIAFAETGTAVGHSFFDYLSGNYEFIHTTREQFDELENLDFLEEHSHATDQNLYFEMLDNFKFGDEVILVDDEITTANTCMNIIRKIQSIYPKKIYTICSILNWVSDENLRRISSLEIELGCKIEFVYLFKGDFNFDISEDIVANYNDNCNISKLSIMKDDKINLIVNHINVDLEDYIGNKKYIRYTGRFGINKREQIKLKEIIKRESKKIVIESKESLKKKAEKVLFLGTEEFMYIPMLFAKEKENQCDIYYHSTTRSPIINIDKNNYPIRSKFKLKSFYNLDVQNYIYNIDRHNFSECYLFVELDKSENSYLEFIDIIKNTSIKKLTIVCCS from the coding sequence AATTTTAATTGTGAGATTGACATTGTTGATAATCCATTGAACTTAGATTTAAATGATTTTTTAGATATAGGAATAAGAAATAACAGCAAAAGACGTTTTTTATTTATATCAAAAAAACTTGGAAAACATTTAGCTTGTAAGCCAAGTGAAATGGATAATTTAGGAAAACTAATGGCTACGATTTATAATAAAAAAAATAAGGTGGCATCAAATGGAACTGTAATAGCTTTTGCAGAAACTGGGACAGCCGTTGGGCATAGCTTTTTTGATTACTTATCTGGAAATTATGAATTTATTCATACCACTAGAGAGCAATTTGATGAGCTAGAAAATTTAGACTTTTTAGAAGAACATTCTCATGCAACAGACCAAAATTTATATTTTGAAATGCTAGACAACTTTAAATTTGGCGATGAAGTAATTTTGGTAGATGATGAAATTACTACAGCTAATACATGTATGAATATAATCAGAAAGATTCAAAGTATCTATCCTAAAAAAATATATACTATATGTTCTATACTTAATTGGGTAAGTGATGAAAATTTAAGAAGAATTAGTAGTCTAGAAATAGAACTTGGATGTAAAATAGAATTTGTGTATTTATTTAAAGGAGACTTTAATTTTGATATAAGTGAAGATATTGTTGCAAATTACAATGATAATTGCAATATTAGTAAATTGAGTATTATGAAGGATGATAAAATAAATTTAATAGTAAATCATATCAATGTTGATTTAGAAGATTATATTGGAAATAAAAAATATATAAGATATACAGGTAGGTTTGGAATTAACAAAAGAGAACAAATTAAATTAAAAGAAATTATAAAAAGAGAAAGTAAAAAAATAGTTATAGAAAGTAAAGAATCTTTAAAAAAGAAAGCAGAAAAGGTTCTATTTTTAGGCACTGAAGAATTTATGTATATACCTATGTTATTTGCAAAAGAAAAAGAAAATCAATGTGATATATACTATCATTCAACAACTAGAAGTCCAATAATTAATATTGATAAAAATAATTATCCTATTAGAAGTAAATTTAAATTAAAGAGTTTTTATAATTTAGATGTTCAAAATTACATTTACAACATAGACAGACATAATTTTTCTGAGTGTTATTTATTTGTTGAGTTAGATAAAAGTGAGAATTCTTATCTGGAATTTATTGATATAATTAAAAATACAAGTATAAAAAAATTGACTATAGTATGTTGTAGCTAA